A section of the Labrus bergylta chromosome 21, fLabBer1.1, whole genome shotgun sequence genome encodes:
- the cdk5r1b gene encoding cyclin-dependent kinase 5 activator 1b yields the protein MGTVLSLSPSYRKAALFEDGPATVGHYTAVQNSKNAKDKNLKRHSLINVLPWKRIVAVSAKKKGSKKVQPNANYQNNVTQLNNENLKKSQSCANLSTFTQDQSTPALTKNSNNTVSSVKKAPLTNSNVAPGTPKRVIVQASTSELLRCLGEFLCRRCYRLKHLSPTDPVLWLRSVDRSLLLQGWQDQGFITPANVVFVYMLCRDVVSSEVATEHELQAVLLTCLYLSYSYMGNEISYPLKPFLVESSKETFWDRCLSIINLMSAKMLQINSDPHYFTQVFADLKNESQKEEERSRLLIGLDR from the coding sequence ATGGGAACCGTGCTGTCTTTGTCCCCCAGCTACAGGAAGGCGGCTCTGTTCGAGGATGGACCCGCCACGGTGGGTCACTACACCGCCGTCCAGAACAGCAAGAACGCCAAAGACAAGAACCTGAAGCGCCACTCGCTCATCAACGTGCTGCCATGGAAACGGATTGTAGCGGTGTCGGCGAAGAAGAAAGGCTCCAAGAAGGTGCAGCCCAACGCCAACTACCAGAATAATGTCACTCAGCTGAACAACGAGAACCTGAAGAAGTCGCAGTCATGCGCCAACCTCTCCACCTTCACCCAAGACCAGAGCACCCCAGCTCTCACAAAGAACTCCAACAACACGGTGTCGTCCGTGAAAAAGGCCCCTCTCACCAACTCCAACGTGGCCCCCGGGACCCCAAAGAGAGTTATCGTGCAGGCCTCCACCAGTGAGCTGCTGCGCTGCCTCGGGGAGTTCCTGTGCCGGCGCTGTTACCGGCTCAAACACCTGTCACCGACTGATCCGGTGCTGTGGCTGCGCAGCGTGGACCGCTCCCTGCTCCTCCAGGGCTGGCAGGACCAGGGCTTCATCACACCCGCTAACGTGGTCTTCGTCTACATGCTTTGCCGCGACGTGGTCTCCTCCGAGGTGGCCACGGAGCACGAGCTGCAGGCCGTGCTGCTCACCTGCCTCTACCTGTCTTACTCTTACATGGGCAACGAGATCTCCTACCCGCTCAAGCCCTTCCTGGTGGAGAGCTCCAAGGAGACTTTCTGGGACCGCTGCCTGTCCATCATCAACCTGATGAGCGCCAAGATGCTGCAGATTAACTCGGACCCGCACTACTTCACTCAGGTGTTCGCGGACCTGAAGAACGAGAgccagaaggaggaggagaggagccgCCTGCTCATCGGTCTGGACCGGTGA
- the psmd11b gene encoding 26S proteasome non-ATPase regulatory subunit 11B gives MAAAAVVEFQRAQSLISTDRNASIDILHSIVRRDVQENDEEAVRVKEQSILELGTLLAKTGQAAELGGLLKFVRPFLISISKAKAARLVRSLLDLFLDMEAATGQEVELCLECIEWAKTEKRTFLRQALEARLISLYFDTKRYQEALALGTQLLQELKKMDDKALLVEVQLLESKTYHALSNLPKARAALTSARTTANGIYCPPKLQAALDMQSGIIHAAEEKDWKTAYSYFFEAFEGYDSIDHPRAITALKYMLLCKIVLNLPEEVQALISGKLALRHAGRQTDALKCVAQASKNRSLADFEKALTEYKAELRDDPIINTHLAKLYDSLLEQNLIRVIEPFSRVQIEHVSGLIKLSKGDVERKLSQMILDKKFHGILDQGEGVLIIFEEPPVDKTYGAALETIQNMSKVVDSLYNKAKKLT, from the exons ATGGCGGCTGCAGCAGTGGTTGAGTTTCAGAGAGCCCAGTCTCTCATTAGCACGGACCGCAACGCCTCTATCGATATCCTCCATTCAATAG TGCGGAGAGATGTCCAAGAGAACGATGAGGAGGCTGTCAGGGTTAAAGAACAGAGCATCCTGGAGCTGGGGACACTCCTGGCCAAAACCGGTCAGGCCGCAG AACTCGGGGGTCTGCTGAAATTTGTCCGACCTTTCCTGATTTCCATCAGCAAGGCCAAGGCGGCCCGACTTGTTCGCTCTTTACTGGACCTCTTTCTTGATATGGAGGCAGCAACAGGGCAGGAGGTCGAGCTGTGTCTTGAGTGCATTGAGTGGGCCAAGACCGAAAAGAGAACCTTTCTCCGACAGGCTCTAGAg gcACGACTGATCTCACTCTATTTTGACACCAAACGATACCAGGAGGCGTTGGCACTTG GCACCCAGTTGCTCCAGGAGCtaaaaaagatggatgacaaAGCTCTTCTTGTGGAGGTTCAGCTGCTTGAAAGTAAGACCTACCACGCTCTCAGCAACCTGCCCAAGGCCCGCGCAGCCCTCACCTCCGCCAGGACCACCGCCAACGGCATCTACTGTCCTCCGAAGCTCCAGGCAGCTCTGGACATGCAGTCAG GGATCATCCACGCAGCAGAGGAGAAGGACTGGAAGACGGCTTACTCCTACTTCTTTGAGGCGTTTGAGGGCTACGATTCCATCGACCACCCCAGAGCCATCACAGCACTCAAATACATGCTTCTGTGCAAAATTGTTCTCAACCT ACCCGAGGAGGTTCAAGCTCTGATCAGCGGTAAACTGGCTCTACGACATGCCGGCAGACAG ACAGATGCACTGAAATGTGTCGCCCAGGCAAGCAAGAACAGATCATTAGCAGACTTTGAAAAG GCCCTAACAGAGTACAAAGCAGAGCTGAGGGACGACCCCATCATCAACACCCACCTGGCCAAGCTGTACGACAGCCTGCTGGAACAAAACCTCATCCGGGTTATTGAACCATTTTCCAGAGTACAG ATAGAACACGTATCAGGTCTAATAAAACTGTCAAAG GGAGATGTTGAGAGGAAATTATCACAGATGATTCTGGACAAAAAGTTTCACG GAATCCTCGACCAAGGAGAAGGCGTGTTGATCATATTTGAAGAACCCCCGGTGGACAAAACATACGGAGCAGCCTTGGAAACAATTCAGAACATGAGCAAAGTCGTGGATTCACTTTACAACAAAGCCAAGAAGCTGACATAG
- the LOC109992394 gene encoding vesicle-fusing ATPase produces the protein MSARVMQAAKCPTDELSLTNCAVINEKEPQLEQHVTVRNAGHRYVFTLKTHPSVSSGTIAFSLPQRKWAGLSIGQDVEVTNYKFDKSKQLIGSMTVEIDFLQKKSVDSNPYNSDNMASEFLQHFNNQAFGVGQQLGFSFNDKLFSLVIKDIEGMDPSVLKATNNSGKKQKLDVGLLLPNSQVIFEKSETSSITLIGKSKTRESRQSIISPDWNFERMGIGGLDKEFSNIFRRAFASRVFPPDLVEQMGCKHVKGILLYGPPGCGKTLMARQIGKMLKAREPKIVNGPEILNKYVGESEANIRKLFADAEDEQKRLGANSGLHIIIFDEIDAICKQRGSMAGSTGVHDTVVNQLLSKIDGVEQLNNILVIGMTNRPDLIDEALLRPGRLEVKMEIGLPDEKGRVQILNIHTAKMRQYDLLSSDVDIAELAVGTKNYSGAELEGLVRAAQSTAMNRHIKASNTVEVNIETAEKLVVSRLDFMASLNNDIKPAFGTNQEDYASYIMNGIIRWGDSVSEVLEDGELLVQQAKNSERTPLVSVLLEGPPNSGKTALAAKISEDSQFPFIKICSPDKMIGHSEIAKCQAIKKIFEDAYKSQLSCVVVDDIERLLDYVPIGPRFSNLVLQALLVLLKKPPPKGRKLLIIGTTSRRDVLQEMEMLDAFSTTIHISNISRGEQLIEALELLGSFEDVERASIARAVKGQSLWIGIKKLLMLIEMAVQMDPGHRVGKFLSLLKDGGGLGSDKFVAI, from the exons atgtcCGCTCGG GTTATGCAAGCGGCTAAATGCCCAACAGACGAACTGTCGCTGACCAACTGTGCCGTCATCAACGAGAAGGAGCCGCAGCTCGAGCA ACATGTAACGGTGcgcaatgcaggccacaggtaCGTGTTCACCTTGAAGACACATCCCAGTGTTAGCTCTGGCACCATCGCCTTCAGCCTGCCGCAG agaaAGTGGGCGGGACTCTCGATCGGACAAGATGTTGAAG TAACGAACTACAAGTTTGACAAGTCCAAACAGCTCATAGGCTCCATGACGGTAGAGATCGACTTCCTGCAGAAGAAAAGCGTGGACAGCAACCCTTACAACTCGGACAACATGGCCAGCGAGTTCCTCCAGCACTTCAACAACCAGGCCTTCGGTGTCGGACAGCAG CTCGGGTTTAGTTTCAATGACAAGCTGTTCAGTTTGGTGATTAAAGATATCGAGGGGATGGACCCGAGCGTCCTGAAGGCAACAAACAACTCTGGAAAGAAACAGAAG ctTGACGTCGGTCTGTTGCTGCCAAACAGTCAGGTGatctttgagaagtcagaaacCTCGTCCATCACTCTGATCG GGAAGTCCAAGACCCGAGAGTCCCGTCAGTCCATCATCAGCCCGGACTGGAACTTCGAGCGGATGGGTATCGGCGGTCTCGATAAAGAGTTTTCTAACATCTTCCGCAGAGCCTTCGCCTCCAGAGTCTTCCCTCCAGATCTCGTAGAACAGATGG GCTGTAAGCATGTGAAGGGAATCCTGCTGTACGGACCCCCGGGCTGCGGTAAAACCCTGATGGCGCGACAGATCGGCAAGATGCTCAAGGCCCGCGAGCCAAAGATCGTCAACGGCCCCGAGATCCTCAACAAGTACGTGGGAGAGTCCGAGGCCAACATCAGGAAGCTGTTTGCGGACGCAGAGGACGAGCAGAAGAGG CTCGGAGCGAACAGCGGCCTCCACATCATCATATTCGATGAGATCGACGCGATCTGTAAACAGCGTGGCAGTATGGCGGGCAGCACAGGAGTCCACGACACCGTGGTCAACCAGCTGCTGTCCAAGATCGATGGGGTGGAGCAGCTCAACAACATCCTGGTCATCG GTATGACCAACAGGCCCGACCTGATAGACGAGGCCTTGTTGAGACCAGGAAGACTGGAGGTGAAGATGGAGATAG GGTTACCTGACGAAAAGGGAAGAGTTCAGATCCTCAACATCCACACGGCCAAGATGCGTCAGTACGACCTGCTCTCCTCCGACGTGGACATCGCAGAGCTCGCTGTGGGGACGAAGAACTACAGCGGAGCCGAGCTGGAGGGCCTGGTCAGAGCTGCACAGTCCACCGCCATGAACAGACACATCAAG gccAGTAACACAGTGGAGGTAAACATCGAGACGGCAGAGAAGCTGGTGGTCAGCAGACTGGACTTCATGGCCTCGCTGAATAACGACATCAAACCT GCGTTTGGTACCAACCAGGAGGACTACGCCAGCTACATCATGAACGGGATCATCCGATGGGGCGACTCAGTGTCAGAGGTCCTGGAGGACGGGGAGCTGCTGGTGCAGCAGGCGAAGAACAGCGAACGCACACCGCTCGtctctgtgctgctggagg gCCCACCTAACAGTGGAAAAACCGCTCTGGCTGCTAAGATTTCCGAAGACTCCCAGTTTCCCTTCATCAAGATCTGCTCCCCGGACAAGATGATCGGACACTCTGAGATCGCCAAGTGCCAAGCCATTAAGAAG ATATTTGAAGATGCCTACAAGTCCCAGCTGAGCTGTGTGGTTGTTGATGACATTGAACGTCTGTTAG ATTACGTCCCGATCGGGCCTCGTTTCTCCAACCTGGTGTTGCAAGCTTTACTGGTGCTGCTGAAGAAACCTCCTCCGAAG GGTCGCAAGCTGCTCATCATCGGCACCACGAGTCGTAGAGACGTCCTCCAGGAGATGGAGATGTTAGACGCTTTCAGCACAACCATCCACATCTCCAACATCTCGAGGGGAGAGCAGCTGATCGAGGCGCTGGAG CTGCTGGGCAGTTTTGAGGACGTGGAGCGGGCCAGCATCGCTCGCGCTGTGAAAGGACAGAGTCTGTGGATCGGCATAAAGAAGCTGCTCATGCTGATTGAAATGGCCGTGCAG atggaCCCTGGCCACAGAGTCGGCAAGTTCCTGAGTCTACTGAAGGATGGAGGAGG